The Intestinibaculum porci DNA window AAGGTAGAATGGAGTGAGTATTCAGGTATAAGAAGGATTGGTTCTCTTTATTTACGGATCATTTTTGATCGTTTACAGCTTGATCAGTTCTTAGTATCGATTGGTGATCATCATGTACAAAAGAGCATAAATGTTCTTGAACTATTGGTTTACAATATGGTGTTTTATGATGATCCTTATGATCATTTCAAAGATAACTTTGGAAGTGTGCGCATTGATGATCAGGATGTGTTGATGCTTCAGAATATGTTAGATCCACATTATGGGGAGTTTATTAATTATGTAAAGAAACAGGCTTCATTATTAGCTGGGAAGCATCCTATAAAGCGTATCTTTGATCATTTCTCTTTGACGTTTTCTATGTCAGACATATATCGATTGATCGCTCAGGTGATCGTAAGACTTTTAAAGTATGATTTAGAAGATCATGGGTATTCGTTTAAAGAATCTGATCTGATCAAGACCCTTGATCAGTTACAGGTATATCATCGCACGAAGCAGATTTATCAAGCGATGTATCAGGGAAATCATGTTTTAAGAGCATTAGAAGAGACGTATCACTTAGGTTTAGATTATGAATATTATTTAGAAAGTGACTTGATGGAGAAAATGAAAAGACCAGAATAAAAAAATCTGGTCTTTTAGAATGCACGTTTTGTAAAGTTGGTATTGAAGTCTTCTTTTGATAAATGCGGGATCTTCTTTAATCCTTCTAATAAGAAATGTTCTGCCAAAGAGTGTGGTTTGATCATTTCTTTGGCCTGATCCAATGGGAACCACATCGCTTCATCGACTTCATTGGTTAAATGATAATCCATCGATGAGGCAATGACGATGTAGTTATGTAAGAGGGTATTGGTCTTTTTATAATAGGCATCATCATTGTAATAGAAACCAGTGATATCAAGATCAACTTCTTCTTTGATTTCTCTTTGTAGGGTGATGATATCTTCTTCACCTTTCATCACATAACCAGCAACTAGGATATTGGCTTTCGACTGATATTGTTCAATGAGTAAAATATGATCCATGGCTGGATTTAAGATAATGCTGGAAATAGCACTGTTAAAGGTGGGATAAACAAACTTCTGACAGGTTTCACAATAAGGTGTTTCACCATCTATACCATCAATTTTAGTAATGAGTTTAGTACCACAGGTTGGACAATAATTCATATAAATCTCCTTTCATACGTTCTTATTATACATGCTCTAGATGTTTTTGGGGGTAAATATTCATTCAAGGATAAAATGAGGATAAAATATCCTTATGTCCAAATTATTAGACATAGGGTAGAGTATAATAAGATAAAGTTATAAATTGTAAATGGTGTAAAGTATAAAATTGAGAGAAATTTAAGTCTTGATCAGTATTTTCATTATTTAGTAAGGCAGTGCTGAATCGATAGATGAAAAAAAGTTAAATACAGCGATCATAATAGGGTGAATAAAAGTTATACTTTCTTCAAATTATGGATTTCTTCTGGATAATGATAATTACATTTGATCGAAAGATGCGTACTTTTAATACGATCTAGCAAAAGATTATACGATGATATGCATAGACAAATTAATAATATTCTGTAAATAAATAGCATTGCTAATTTTATGGGGTATATGTATAGCAAATATGCTATAATTTTCTATAGGAATATTGGATTTTCATATTTATATTTGCTTAATTTTTAATCAAGCACTTAGGTAAATAGTTTTGTTGGAAAAAGGAGAATTATGCATGGCGAAAATGATAGATCAGAAGCTCCCAACAAATAAAGGTGAACAAATAGTATGGGATTTTCTGAAAAATTTATTATCTGATGACATTATTGTTTATCATAATAGGGAAGTCAAGGGGAGAGAATTTGATTTTTGTTTATTATTGCCTGATCAAGGAATATTAATCCTTGAAGTGAAAGGGTGGGAAGCTAAAGGAATTCGAGTTAAAGACCCTGATCAAATAATAATACCAGGATATGGTACTGAAGGTTCTCCAAAGAAACAAGCGAATATGTACAAGTTTTCTATGATTGAAAAAATAAAGAATTCATTTGGAAAATCACCGCTTGTTTTATCAATGGTTGTCTATCCATTTATAGATTATGAAGGATTTTATGATGCTGGATTAAACGTTGTTTCAGAAGTTGAATATACATTATTGAAGGAAGATTTATTGGAGAAGCAAAGATTAATAAATAAGATCAACGCCTTATTTACATTAAATCACCATATCAAATATGCACCATTTAATGATAATTTGTTATTTAACGTTAGAAGTTTATTTGAAACAAATATAACAAGGGATATTAGTAAGAGTGATCATTTTCATTATTCTGATTTAATGATTACTAAGAATGTATTATCTGAGACAAAATGCCAAAGCTTTATGGACGCTTATTGTCATGGTGAGAAAAAAATTGTTTTTACAAATAATATAGAAACTTTTGACCAGTTGATTAATTCGTTTGATCATGTTTTAAGAGATCTCAATATTGCTAGAAAAGGTTTAAATCTAGATTTAGGTTATATAGATTTGAATAAGGAAAATAAAGGTACTATAAGACATTTTTCAGCATTTAATTTTGAATTAATGCTCGTGGATGATCAGTTAGAGGAAGATGAAAAACACTTTTATGATGGAAATGTTGGCGATCATCTATCAATGTTAAAATCTCTCTCCAAAAGCGGAAATTTTAACATTGAACAATATTTACTTGAACATGCTGATGATTCTAAAAACATATTAGTTAGAGCTGGAGCTGGTACTGGAAAAACATATTCAATGGTTTCAAGAATTGCTTTCCTATGTAATAAACCAAATTTTCCAATTACAAATTTTTCAGATGAGATTGCCATGGTAACATTTACTAATAAAGCTGCTGATCAGATGAAAACTAGAATCAAACAAATGTTCACTAATTATTTTATACTCACAGGAGATGTAAAATATCTACAATTTATTGATGATGTCGATCGGTCTAAAATATCAACAATTCACAAGTTTGCACTTAATATATTGAGAGAAGCATCATATTATACAAAACTAGGTTCAGATTTCAGGATCAGCGATAATCAGTATTTACGCAATCAGCTTTATGATAAATATCTTAATGAATTTTTTTTAGAAAAAAGCAGTGAAATTGATAACTTTTCTTTAAAAGTCAAAGTGACATCTTATAATTTAAAGAAAAGCTTAATGCAATTAGCTGATCGTTTATTGACAAAAAATATAGATTTAGAACAGATTCAAATAGATGAACTGGGAGAGCCAAAAATAAAAACAATTCCATTTATTAACGAATTGTTTATGAAAGTTATTGTGAAAGCAGAAACGGAATATTCTATTGAGAATAAAGAAAGAAATGCGTTAAGTCTTAATGAATGTATTATTTCATTGATGAGGATAATGCCAAATAATATTTCAGCAATTAGAAAATTAAGCATCCGCTACTTATTTATTGATGAATTTCAAGATACTGATGATGTTCAAATAGCTTTTTTTCAACAATTTCAGCAGTATATTAAAACAGACTTAAAGTTTTTTGTCGTTGGTGATTTAAAGCAGAGTATTTACCGCTTTAGAGGAGCAAAACTAAGCGCTTTCGATCAATTGAAACAAAATAAAACAGACTGGTTAGATTTTTATTTAACAATAAATTATCGTAGTGATCGAAGACTTCTGGAAGATTTTGATCAAGTATTTAAAAGAATGGGAAGAGAAGAATTATTGCCTTATGAAGATGGTGATCGTATTAAAGGAATAAAGACATTTAATAGTTTGGAACATCATCTTCTTAAAAAATATAGTATTTTTACGAGTGATTATAATTCTTTTTATGATGAACTATTTAAAGTGATTTCTGAAGAGAGGAAAAATATAGTTGAGAATAAAGATCAGATCAGTATAAATAATGCAACAATTGCAATACTAGTAAGAACAAATAGGGAAGTTGAAGCAATTATTAAAGAAGGAAGACTAAGGGGCATCTCTGTGGAAACGGACGATTCCGGGCATTTATTTCAATTTGATGCAACCATTGATTTATTTAGGTTAGTCAATGCACTTGTACGTGGAAATGATCCAGTTGCATTAACTAATTTTATTGAATCAAATTATACGAATTTACATCTTAATTACGAAAGACTTCATAATCTTGATTACGGGGATACAAGGAAAGAATTATTGCATATTGTTAATCAGTATTTGCTTACTTCTTTAGGCCAGACGTGGAATGATATTTTAGCAAAGATTAATACACAGCCGGTTTTAAATGTGTTAAGGGAACTTTTCAATTCTTTAAAACCTTGGAAAAATTATAGCAACTCAATTACACGGCAGAAAAATTATATTGCAAATTATGAATATTTAATCGAGAGAATGATTCACTACTGTCGCGTTGATGCCATTACTTTAATCCGTATTCAGCAATACTTGCAAGTTAATATTACAACTAGACAGTCAGAAAAAGAACGATCTATTAAAACTGAAGATGATCAAAATAAACTTATTTGTATGACTGTGCATAAAGCAAAGGGGCTAGAGTTTACTACTGTTATTTTGCCATTTACTGATCGATCATTGCGTAATAAACGGCAAATGAAAATTGAAGCAAATTATAGTCATCATAAGTTAGCTTATTATTTGTCGATCAAGCGAAATAAAGAAGAACCACTTATTGAGTGCAATAACTATTTTCAAGAGGATATCGAATTTCAGGAACAGGCGGAAGAAGAATCCAGAATTCTTTATGTGGCATTAACACGAGCAATTTATAAATGTATCTGGATTGACAGCGGAGAGAATAAAAAAATGACTTGGGCAACATTATTGGAGGGAGAAGTATGAGTCTAAAAATTTATACATTTAGCAATCCTAATTATTTAGATCAAGAAGATTTTTGGAATGAAATAAAAGATGCTCCTTATTTTTGTGTTACTCAAACATTAGTTAATGGTTTGTCTGCAAGATTTTCTAAAGATTTTCCGAAAGGGAGAATAGGAACTTCACAAAATCTATTAAATAATTTGTATGAAGATTGGTTGAGTACTTCAAAAATTATTAAGCAGCATACTGATTTAGATAGTATCATTACACAGGAATTATCAGTTGATTTAGATGCATTTGCTTTTAACCGTGATGATCTATTTAAGAGTATTAGAGTCATGTTTGAATTAGGAATGGAACCTACAGGTATTAATAAAGATCTTTTAAGTGAAGAACAAAGAATTTTATTTGATATCTTTTGCTGTATTTGTAATTCAAAGAGAATTAATGATTTTAGAATAGATGAGGTGCTTAATGATGAAGAAATTACTGAGGCGATCGAAAGTGCACTATTGTTGAATGTACCTGATAGAGATTTATCTGATGCAAAGATCGTTAGTTCATCTCTAGATTATAGTAAAATTGTCATTCACGGCATTCATCAGTTTAGTCCATTAGCATTACGAATGATTGAAACGCTCTCAGAAATATGCGATGTTTATTTAATTTTTCCTTATCAAGATCATTTAAAAAATGTTTATCAAACATGGCTTGATATTTATTCGATTTTCGATTCGCCAATACATTTCTCGGAAAATCCTAGAAAGCCATCGCTAATAAATGATAATCACATACTGGGTGATTCTATAGGGAAAATCCTTAATGGACAAATGAGACAGGCTACACTTAATACAAATGTAGAAATTATCGAGTTTAATAATACAACTGAGTTTGCAAATTACGTTGCTGAAAAATTTGAAAAGGCCATAAAAGTAAAAGAATATGCAAAAAAGAAAAGTCAAAGTAGGGGAGAAGCTTTTAATAGGAGCACGCTTTCCTATATGGATGAACAGTTTTATTCCGCTGATTTTTCAGTGAATGATGTATTAAAAGTTTATTATCCTGATCAATTTGGAGAGCGTCATTTTCTTAATTATCCATTAGGGCATTTCTTTTTAGCAATTGCCAATATGTGGGATGAAGAAAATCAGTGTTTACGTATAGATGATTTAAACGATATTAAAGAATGTTTGCAGTCTCATTTCTTTAGTGAAGATTATTACGGAGAGCTTTGTGAAATATTTACGAAATCTGAAGTTTTATTTTCTTCTCCTATGCCGACGACGATTACAAAGATGATTGAAAGAATTGATAAGTTAGAAAAGAGAATAAACAAGAAAAGAGAAGACTGGATTAAAAAAATTGAGTACTGTGATTTATCTGCAAAAGAAATAGCTAAATTAAGACAGTCTCTCTTAGAGTTGGAAAAAATATCAGAGGAATTCTTTCAGGAATTTGCATCTAAACCACAAAACTTTAAATTATTCTATAAAAATGTGCAGGGATATTTAGTTTCGAAGCTTAATAATGAAGATCAGATTGATGACAATTTTAGAGATATTATTGAGCGTGTGGTTCAACGCCTGGAAGAAGTAAAAGATATCACAGCATCTGCATCTTTGCGTTGTCTCATTAATACAATGAATTTATATTTAGAACAGAATCCAAAGAAAAACGTAAGCGCGAACTGGATTGTTCGTAATTTTGAACAAATTGATGGGGATATTTTACTAAATAGTCCGAAAACACTACATTTTGCTTGTTTATCAGATGAAGATATTAATGCCACGCAAAAGAGAGAATTTCCATGGCCATTAGATGAAGATTTCTTTGAGAGAGCACAAAAGCCAATCGATTGGAAATATCAATGTTATGTTAAGTCGTGTAAAGAGTATAAAAACTTTAGACGATATGCATTGATTTATGGTCTGCAATATTGTCGAGGAAAGGTAAAACTGAGCTACATAAAGAAGAATGGTGATCATGATCGTATTTTATATTATCCATTGCGTTTAATGAAACTTACTGTTAAAAACTTTTATGATTATATTGTAGATGATGAATTAAAAGATGTTTCTAGTATCAATTTTGATGAACAAATACAATCAAATTATTCACTTATTGATTATGATCGTTATCATCTCTGTCCTTTTAAATTTGTTCAAGAAACATTAGTAGAAGGAAATACAATTTATAAAGATGCATTTTTATTAAATAAATATGTAGAAATTGTTCTCAAAGGTAAAGTTATTAATGATGAGAACTATAGAATCTCATTTAAAAATAGAGATTTAGAAATGTTTAATAAGCAATTAGAAAAAGATTATAAAAGAATGCAAAGGTATTTACCTTTCTTAACTGAATATAATAAATTTGATATTTTATATGCTGTCATCAATAGTATGAATTATATGAAAAATTTCAACAATGAACTTGAACAAACCTTTTTACGTACAGCATTAAAAGATGAAAAGGGATCAAATATATTAAAAAATCAATTTCCACAGTTAAATCAAGATCAAGTGAACGAAAAGTTAAATGATCAAATTTTAGCAGAAGTATTTTATAAACCGCATGTTGGTAAATGGTGCGAATTTTGTGCTAATAAATTAGTGTGTGTTAATTATTATAAAGATCAAAAATAAATTTAATAGGCAACTTGCTTTATTTGAAATGGAAATGGTTTATTAAACTTAATAAATCAGATCGGAGGAAATATATTTCGTTACAATATCTATTAATATAAAAAATATAATATAAATAAGGAGAAAATTATGAAGAGTAAAATGTATGTTAGGTGTCCAGCTGATTATGAAGATGAACTACATCCCCGCATTTTTGTTTGCGCTCAGATTTTAGCTGTAGATGATTTTGCGGAGACTGTAACAGTCAAAATTCATGATCCAAGTGGATATTTAGAATATTTTGATGAATTACCTTCGGATATCCAAGTATATCCAAAATCTCAAGTAAATAGATGTACTTTTTTTAATAATTCAGAGGTCTTTGTTGGCAAAAAAGCATATGATGTGATCTGTAAGAAAAAAGAAAAAGACGAAGAAGGATATTATTACTATTATTTGCAAAATAAATCAGATAAAAGTATTAGCTGTGTATGTGAAAAAGACATAATTGCTGGATTTAACAATGGTCGAGTTTCCCCAAGACGTCAGCTTTTAAATTATGAATTTCAAAATCCAGTTTGGTATGTTGGACGTTACGCTGTTTCAAAAAATGTCAATATATTGCATAATGCGATGTACGGTTTTGATGAATTAGCAGGGTCAAAGATTTATTTATTACCGCATCAGGTAAATACAATTATGAGATGCTTACAGGATGAGAAATGTCGCTATATGTTGGCAGATGAAGTTGGTATGGGAAAAACAATTGAAGCCATATCAATTTTGAAAGTCTATATGAAAGATCGGAGTCGGCTGAAAATCTTAATTGTTGTTCCTAAGCAGCTGAAAGAGCAGTGGCATGCAGAACTATTACTTAAATTTAGTATTTCTATAGGGGTAAATAAAAATAATAATCGTGTTTCCTTAATATCTTATGATCAGTTAACGGAAGCAAGAATTAATAGGCAATATGATTTTGTGGTAATGGATGAAATTCATCAAGAGATCGCTTCGCCAGGTCATTACAGTCTTGTTCATCAGTTAAGTCACAATACAAAAAATCTGTTATTGCTAAGTGCAACACCGGTTCAGCAAAAAAGAACAGAATATTTAAATTTATTACGCGTATTAGATCCAGAAAAATATGATCATGTTGGAAAGTCACAATTTGAAGACTTGGCTGTAAAACAAATGGAGATTGTAGAAAGAACGTCTCTATTACTCGACGACATTTTAGATTTGGAAGAAATTAAGGAAGAAGTTCTCGAAGAAGGAGGAGATCCACTTGAAAGCGATGAGTGCTTAGAGACATTTGATGACATATTAGATGAAATAAATGAATTCATTGGCATGTTTAACGATGATCATTTGAATACTATTGTTGATCATATTGATAAAGAATATGATTTTGGAATTGCTCAAATGAAATTATTGGTTTCATATGTCGCGGATAATTATCAAATCGAATCTCACGTTATTCGCAATCGCCGAAAGACGCTGCAAATCATTGCTGAAGAAGAAGGAGAGCCTTCAATTCTTCCTACAAGAAAATTGCATGCATTACCTTATAATCTGGACTTGGATCATAATTATGAAGAGAAGGTCGCGTACAATGAATTGATTCAATGGGCAAATAATAGGGTGAAGACGAGTGACAGTATTTTCTTAGATGTTCTACCTGTTGTTGGAGCTTTTTTCAGTTCTGCGGCAGCCTATCAAGGAAGTGTATGGACATATAATGTAGAAATTCATCAGGAGCATCTTAATAAATGGATTGAATATGAACAAAAAACTGTAAATATGATAAAAGAAATTATCCAAGATCCAGATGAATATAAAGATTATTACGAGTCTAGATTAGTTAAAATTATTAATTATCTATATGAAGAATGTTCAGATAGTAAAGTTGTCCTTTTTACAAACTATAAAGAAACGTTAAATTTATATAAGAAAGCATTACTCAATGTATTTGATCAAAGCGAAATTACTTATTTCTATAAAGGTATTGATCCTGAAATATTAGAAGTCAATGTTTATCATTTTCAAACCGATTCACACTGTAACATCATGCTTTGTGATCAAACAGGGGGAGAGGGAAGAAATTTCCAGTGTGCTGATTTTGTGATTCATATCGATTTACCTTGGGATGCTAATCAAATTGAACAAAGAATAGGTCGATTAGACCGTTTAGAAAGAGATCCTGAAAGATCAGTAGTTACTTCAGTTGTTCCCTATGCACTTGATTCATTTGAAGAATCATTATTTCAGTTTTGGAATAATGGGTTAGAAATTTTTACGCACTCATTAAGTGGTATGGAAATTATTATGAATGATATTAACACGAAATTGGTTCATTCTATTGAGGAGGATTTTGAAACTGGTCTTGCATCTCAAATAGACAGCATTATTAAGGATGTTAAGAGAATGACGAACCAAGTAAATAAAGAGCAAAATTTTGACAGTGCATCTACAGCATACGCTCCTTTATTTAACAATATTCGAGAACAAATTGAAAACTATAATGAAAATGACTCAAAAATGTTTAGAGAAGCTATGACAAGCTGGTCTTCTTTAGCTGGTTTTCATGCACAAGAATGTGGCGAAGATATTATAAAATACACGGACCATGCATTTTCTGTTAGGTCTGCTTTTAAAGCAATGCTGATTCCTCCTAATTGGAGTGATTATTTTTTAAATGAGCATAATGCGTTTTTGCGTAAGGTTCAACAAAATGCAAGCTCAATCCGTACAAATGAGAGAGCAATTAAAGGTACATTTAATAGAAAGATCGCTATTGAAAATGATTATATTCATTTCTTTGCACCAGGTGATGCGATCTATGACTGCATTGTTTCTAATGCCATTAATAGTTGTAAAGGAACTTGTTCTGCCATAGAAATAAAAGGAAAATATAATTGGGCTGGTTTTAGATTTATATATAGAATTCTTCCAAATTATGAATATCTGCTTGAAAATCATGTTTCTTTACATGAATTTGATTTGTTTAAATCATATGTTAATATGAGTCCAATTGACCATGTGGTATCCTTAATTAATAAGGATCAAATAGATGATATCGATATACGTATAGAATTGAATTCTATACTGACTCTAAAAAATATTAAATCACATTATACCATTAATTATGGAAGAAGAAGTTCCGGTGATAAAAGCAAAACTTTATCTAATATAGATTGGTTTATCCATACTTTTGGTAAAAACTGGGCTAATGTGGTAAAAACTCTTACAAAGCAATCAAAAGAGTTTACTTATGAAAAGTACATGAAACAAGCTAATTTGAGTGAAGTAAAAAAAGAGATGGAACGG harbors:
- a CDS encoding NUDIX domain-containing protein encodes the protein MNYCPTCGTKLITKIDGIDGETPYCETCQKFVYPTFNSAISSIILNPAMDHILLIEQYQSKANILVAGYVMKGEEDIITLQREIKEEVDLDITGFYYNDDAYYKKTNTLLHNYIVIASSMDYHLTNEVDEAMWFPLDQAKEMIKPHSLAEHFLLEGLKKIPHLSKEDFNTNFTKRAF
- a CDS encoding UvrD-helicase domain-containing protein, which translates into the protein MAKMIDQKLPTNKGEQIVWDFLKNLLSDDIIVYHNREVKGREFDFCLLLPDQGILILEVKGWEAKGIRVKDPDQIIIPGYGTEGSPKKQANMYKFSMIEKIKNSFGKSPLVLSMVVYPFIDYEGFYDAGLNVVSEVEYTLLKEDLLEKQRLINKINALFTLNHHIKYAPFNDNLLFNVRSLFETNITRDISKSDHFHYSDLMITKNVLSETKCQSFMDAYCHGEKKIVFTNNIETFDQLINSFDHVLRDLNIARKGLNLDLGYIDLNKENKGTIRHFSAFNFELMLVDDQLEEDEKHFYDGNVGDHLSMLKSLSKSGNFNIEQYLLEHADDSKNILVRAGAGTGKTYSMVSRIAFLCNKPNFPITNFSDEIAMVTFTNKAADQMKTRIKQMFTNYFILTGDVKYLQFIDDVDRSKISTIHKFALNILREASYYTKLGSDFRISDNQYLRNQLYDKYLNEFFLEKSSEIDNFSLKVKVTSYNLKKSLMQLADRLLTKNIDLEQIQIDELGEPKIKTIPFINELFMKVIVKAETEYSIENKERNALSLNECIISLMRIMPNNISAIRKLSIRYLFIDEFQDTDDVQIAFFQQFQQYIKTDLKFFVVGDLKQSIYRFRGAKLSAFDQLKQNKTDWLDFYLTINYRSDRRLLEDFDQVFKRMGREELLPYEDGDRIKGIKTFNSLEHHLLKKYSIFTSDYNSFYDELFKVISEERKNIVENKDQISINNATIAILVRTNREVEAIIKEGRLRGISVETDDSGHLFQFDATIDLFRLVNALVRGNDPVALTNFIESNYTNLHLNYERLHNLDYGDTRKELLHIVNQYLLTSLGQTWNDILAKINTQPVLNVLRELFNSLKPWKNYSNSITRQKNYIANYEYLIERMIHYCRVDAITLIRIQQYLQVNITTRQSEKERSIKTEDDQNKLICMTVHKAKGLEFTTVILPFTDRSLRNKRQMKIEANYSHHKLAYYLSIKRNKEEPLIECNNYFQEDIEFQEQAEEESRILYVALTRAIYKCIWIDSGENKKMTWATLLEGEV
- a CDS encoding SNF2-related protein, with translation MKSKMYVRCPADYEDELHPRIFVCAQILAVDDFAETVTVKIHDPSGYLEYFDELPSDIQVYPKSQVNRCTFFNNSEVFVGKKAYDVICKKKEKDEEGYYYYYLQNKSDKSISCVCEKDIIAGFNNGRVSPRRQLLNYEFQNPVWYVGRYAVSKNVNILHNAMYGFDELAGSKIYLLPHQVNTIMRCLQDEKCRYMLADEVGMGKTIEAISILKVYMKDRSRLKILIVVPKQLKEQWHAELLLKFSISIGVNKNNNRVSLISYDQLTEARINRQYDFVVMDEIHQEIASPGHYSLVHQLSHNTKNLLLLSATPVQQKRTEYLNLLRVLDPEKYDHVGKSQFEDLAVKQMEIVERTSLLLDDILDLEEIKEEVLEEGGDPLESDECLETFDDILDEINEFIGMFNDDHLNTIVDHIDKEYDFGIAQMKLLVSYVADNYQIESHVIRNRRKTLQIIAEEEGEPSILPTRKLHALPYNLDLDHNYEEKVAYNELIQWANNRVKTSDSIFLDVLPVVGAFFSSAAAYQGSVWTYNVEIHQEHLNKWIEYEQKTVNMIKEIIQDPDEYKDYYESRLVKIINYLYEECSDSKVVLFTNYKETLNLYKKALLNVFDQSEITYFYKGIDPEILEVNVYHFQTDSHCNIMLCDQTGGEGRNFQCADFVIHIDLPWDANQIEQRIGRLDRLERDPERSVVTSVVPYALDSFEESLFQFWNNGLEIFTHSLSGMEIIMNDINTKLVHSIEEDFETGLASQIDSIIKDVKRMTNQVNKEQNFDSASTAYAPLFNNIREQIENYNENDSKMFREAMTSWSSLAGFHAQECGEDIIKYTDHAFSVRSAFKAMLIPPNWSDYFLNEHNAFLRKVQQNASSIRTNERAIKGTFNRKIAIENDYIHFFAPGDAIYDCIVSNAINSCKGTCSAIEIKGKYNWAGFRFIYRILPNYEYLLENHVSLHEFDLFKSYVNMSPIDHVVSLINKDQIDDIDIRIELNSILTLKNIKSHYTINYGRRSSGDKSKTLSNIDWFIHTFGKNWANVVKTLTKQSKEFTYEKYMKQANLSEVKKEMERIRRGKIAKNNFYDLDDQDSMDLESVFDIILKALETPQIELESALFVRMEQ